A single region of the Corallococcus caeni genome encodes:
- a CDS encoding protein kinase domain-containing protein, whose amino-acid sequence MLAPDALVLDGRFRVLGPLGSGGMGEVYLGEQVSLGRKVAIKVLHHDLHAQAGMAERFKREARLLSAVEHPAVVRIVDFGESGDAACLVMEFVEGQSLYDALQGGPLLAPRALALLQQLAEGLAAIHDKGIIHRDLKPENVLISPSVRGEQARLLDFGIARLVEPDANSALSQVGVVLGTPEYLSPEQAVGAKVDTRSDLYSFGVLAYRVLSGRLPFDGPSPRHFLSQHASHAPLPLDRAAPQLSRYVGLLSLVMRLLDKDPAKRPQTAQELADALGLAHAALMAFTPSQGTPIVHANMTPSTGTAAFGVNPAPAGPGSGTAAFGVAPAAPSVTAPPVQAQQQQRTGTAAFGTAARVTGGGMPAVTGGAAVTKAQNVTVMLTDIQGFTDRMSRQTHEENARMLDTHDRLLMPLVREHDGKLVQKRGDALLAVFRAPSSSIRCGMAMQQALWRYNQTVPLEHQLHIRVCLHAGEVLVTNDAVLGEPMEVVKAVEHVAAADEVTFTEAVNMVRNRAEAPAEPCGSIPLPGRNEKVQLYRVTRSAEGSPFGAALGLPDAGTKPSLLDGLRTKAREGLAYLRQHPRAQAGVAGALALLVAGAAWVAHANDPLVQARGLLDDDKPKEALQRLEAPDAPDDAEATRLRAVVKHALNRHNEEHGLILGLDEEGRRSPEPRLLDGLAEDFGNSEKDLSARRALEALPATTVRSHLESLARGAPSTKQWGALRYLDVTKNSAGLDLVGLYSASLESNDCNVRTKAAGQLASLGNPAALPALTRAAENPPGGKACSPQTFARIIEELKKKSAP is encoded by the coding sequence GTGCTGGCCCCCGACGCACTGGTTCTCGACGGTCGTTTCCGGGTCCTCGGGCCCCTGGGCTCCGGGGGCATGGGTGAGGTGTACCTGGGCGAACAGGTCTCCCTGGGCCGCAAGGTCGCCATCAAGGTCCTCCACCACGACCTGCACGCCCAGGCCGGCATGGCCGAGCGCTTCAAGCGCGAGGCCCGCCTCCTCTCCGCCGTGGAGCACCCGGCGGTGGTGCGCATCGTGGACTTCGGCGAGTCCGGCGACGCCGCGTGCCTCGTCATGGAGTTCGTGGAGGGGCAGAGCCTCTACGACGCGCTCCAGGGCGGTCCGCTCCTCGCCCCCCGGGCCCTGGCGCTGCTCCAGCAGCTGGCGGAGGGGCTCGCGGCCATCCACGACAAGGGCATCATCCACCGCGACCTGAAGCCGGAGAACGTCCTCATCTCCCCGTCGGTGCGCGGGGAACAGGCGCGGCTGTTGGACTTCGGCATCGCGCGGCTGGTGGAGCCGGACGCGAACAGCGCGCTCAGCCAGGTGGGCGTGGTGCTGGGCACGCCGGAGTACCTGTCCCCGGAGCAGGCCGTGGGCGCGAAGGTGGACACGCGCAGCGACCTGTACTCCTTCGGCGTGCTGGCCTACCGCGTGCTGTCCGGGCGGCTGCCGTTCGACGGGCCCTCGCCGCGCCACTTCCTGTCGCAGCACGCCTCGCACGCGCCGCTGCCCCTGGACCGCGCGGCCCCGCAGCTGTCGCGCTACGTGGGGCTGCTGTCATTGGTGATGCGGCTCTTGGACAAGGACCCGGCGAAGCGGCCGCAGACGGCGCAGGAACTGGCGGACGCGCTGGGCCTGGCGCACGCGGCGCTGATGGCGTTCACGCCCAGCCAGGGCACGCCCATCGTCCACGCGAACATGACGCCCTCCACGGGCACGGCGGCCTTCGGCGTGAACCCCGCGCCCGCCGGTCCGGGCTCCGGCACGGCGGCGTTCGGCGTTGCGCCGGCCGCGCCTTCCGTGACGGCGCCTCCGGTGCAGGCGCAGCAGCAGCAGCGCACGGGCACGGCGGCGTTCGGCACGGCGGCCCGGGTGACGGGCGGCGGGATGCCCGCGGTGACGGGCGGCGCGGCGGTGACGAAGGCGCAGAACGTGACGGTGATGCTCACCGACATCCAGGGCTTCACCGACCGCATGAGCCGGCAGACGCACGAGGAGAACGCGCGCATGCTGGACACGCACGACCGGCTGCTGATGCCGCTGGTGCGCGAGCATGACGGGAAGCTGGTGCAGAAGCGCGGCGACGCGCTGCTCGCGGTCTTCCGGGCCCCCTCCTCCTCCATCCGCTGCGGCATGGCGATGCAGCAGGCGCTGTGGCGCTACAACCAGACGGTGCCGCTGGAGCACCAGCTCCACATCCGCGTGTGCCTGCACGCGGGCGAGGTGCTGGTGACGAACGACGCGGTGCTCGGCGAGCCGATGGAGGTGGTGAAGGCGGTGGAGCACGTGGCCGCCGCGGACGAGGTGACCTTCACCGAGGCCGTGAACATGGTGCGCAACCGCGCCGAGGCCCCCGCCGAGCCCTGCGGCTCCATCCCCCTGCCCGGCCGCAATGAGAAGGTGCAGCTGTACCGGGTGACGCGCTCGGCGGAGGGCTCACCGTTCGGCGCGGCGCTGGGCCTCCCCGACGCCGGGACGAAGCCCTCGCTCCTGGACGGGCTGCGCACGAAGGCGCGCGAAGGCCTGGCGTACCTGCGGCAGCACCCGCGCGCGCAGGCCGGCGTCGCGGGAGCGCTGGCGCTGCTGGTGGCGGGCGCCGCCTGGGTGGCGCACGCGAATGATCCGCTGGTGCAGGCGCGCGGGCTGCTGGACGACGACAAGCCCAAGGAGGCACTCCAGCGGCTGGAGGCGCCAGATGCGCCAGACGACGCGGAAGCGACGCGGCTGCGCGCGGTGGTGAAGCACGCGCTGAACAGGCACAACGAGGAGCACGGCCTCATCCTCGGCCTCGACGAGGAAGGCCGGAGGTCGCCGGAGCCGCGGCTCCTGGACGGGCTGGCCGAGGACTTCGGCAACAGCGAGAAGGACCTCTCCGCGCGCCGGGCCCTGGAGGCGCTGCCCGCGACGACGGTGCGCTCCCATCTCGAGTCCCTGGCCCGGGGAGCGCCCTCGACGAAGCAGTGGGGCGCGCTGCGCTACCTGGACGTGACGAAGAACAGCGCGGGCCTGGACCTGGTGGGGCTCTACTCCGCGTCGTTGGAGTCCAACGACTGCAACGTGCGCACGAAGGCCGCGGGGCAGCTCGCATCGCTGGGCAACCCCGCCGCCCTGCCCGCCCTCACGCGCGCGGCGGAGAACCCTCCAGGCGGCAAGGCCTGTAGCCCCCAGACGTTCGCCCGGATCATCGAGGAGCTGAAGAAGAAGTCCGCGCCGTAG